ACGCCTTTTTTAATCACGGCTGCTGAAACGCTCAGTTCATCTGGCTGACGAAGCGGGTTTCCAGATAGGCTTCGACGGCTTCCGAACCACCTTCCGTGCCGTAGCCGGAATCCTTGATGCCACCGAACGGCACTTCCGGAATCGCCAGACCATTGTGGTTGATGGTCAACATGCCGGCTTCCAGACGCTGGCCGAGCGCGTGTGCGGTCTTGACCGAACCGGTGAAGGCATAAGAGGCAAGGCCGAAGGGCAGGCGGTTGGATTCTTCCAGCGCCTCATCCAGCGTGGAGAAGCGGTTGACGATGGCGATCGGGCCGAAGGGCTCTTCGTTCATCATCAGGGCGGAGGTCGGCACATCGGTCAGAACCGTCGGCTCGAAGAAGTGGCCCTTGTTGCCAATGCGCTTGCCGCCCGTCTTCAGAACGGCGCCCTTGGAAACGGCATCCTGAATCATGCCTTCCATGGCCGGGATGCGGCGCTCGTTGGCAAGCGGCCCCATGGTCACGTCAGCCTCGAGGCCATTACCCACCTTCAGGTTTTCCGCGTACTTCACAATGCCGTCGATGAACTGGTCGGCAACGCCATCCTGAATGAGGAAGCGGGTCGGTGCAACGCAGACCTGACCGGCATTGCGGAACTTTGCGGCTGCGGAGACTTCGATGGCCTTTTCCAGATCGGCATCGTTGAAGACGACGACCGGGGCATGACCGCCGAGTTCCATGGTCGCGCGCTTCATGTGCTTTCCGGCAAGGGCCGCCAGATGCTTGCCAACCGGCGTGGAGCCGGTGAACGAGATCTTGCGGATGACCGGATGCGGGATCAGGTATTCGGAAATTTCAGCCGGGACGCCGTAGACCAGAC
The window above is part of the Rhizobium rhizoryzae genome. Proteins encoded here:
- a CDS encoding NAD-dependent succinate-semialdehyde dehydrogenase, which translates into the protein MHSYPDVKLFIAGEWRDALSGKTIPVEDPATQDIIGKIAHAEKADLDLALDAADKGFKVWRETSAFERSKIMRKAADIVRQRIDYIAWLMTREQGKPIAQSKAEINNAADTIDWFAEEARRTYGQIIPARFGGVSNMAIKFPVGPVAAFTPWNFPINQIVRKLSAAVSVGCSIIVKAPEETPASPAELIRAFADAGIPAGVVGLVYGVPAEISEYLIPHPVIRKISFTGSTPVGKHLAALAGKHMKRATMELGGHAPVVVFNDADLEKAIEVSAAAKFRNAGQVCVAPTRFLIQDGVADQFIDGIVKYAENLKVGNGLEADVTMGPLANERRIPAMEGMIQDAVSKGAVLKTGGKRIGNKGHFFEPTVLTDVPTSALMMNEEPFGPIAIVNRFSTLDEALEESNRLPFGLASYAFTGSVKTAHALGQRLEAGMLTINHNGLAIPEVPFGGIKDSGYGTEGGSEAVEAYLETRFVSQMN